The Solibacillus sp. FSL W7-1436 genome window below encodes:
- a CDS encoding bifunctional 3-deoxy-7-phosphoheptulonate synthase/chorismate mutase has translation MHQQDLESLRSQIDSLNLEILRLINERASVVEEIGKIKEKQGVNRYDPLRERHMLDLIKENNNGPLNQMTVDYIFKQIFKTALKQLEAEKKKELLVSRKEKSEDTVINVNGELIGKGAPSFVFGPCAVESYEQVAAVAATIQEKGLKLIRGGAYKPRTSPYDFQGLGLDGLKILKDVSKEYGLGVITEIVTPADLDHALDYIDVIQIGARNMQNFELLKAAGSTNKPVLLKRGLAATIDEFIHAAEYIMSKGNENIILCERGIRTYEKATRNTLDISAVPILKQETHLPVMVDVTHSTGRRDLLLPCSKAAIAIGADGVMAEVHPDPSIALSDQQQQMDIPTFNAYYDELLKFMKQYEVSK, from the coding sequence ATGCATCAACAAGATTTAGAAAGCTTACGTAGCCAGATTGACAGCTTGAACTTAGAAATTTTACGTTTAATAAATGAACGTGCATCAGTAGTAGAAGAAATTGGTAAGATTAAAGAGAAGCAAGGTGTCAATCGCTATGATCCACTACGCGAGCGTCATATGCTTGACTTAATTAAAGAAAACAACAATGGTCCGTTAAATCAAATGACGGTTGATTATATTTTTAAACAAATCTTCAAAACAGCGCTTAAACAATTGGAAGCAGAAAAGAAAAAGGAATTACTCGTTTCACGTAAAGAAAAGTCAGAAGATACTGTCATTAATGTGAATGGTGAATTGATCGGTAAAGGTGCTCCTTCTTTCGTATTTGGACCATGTGCGGTTGAATCATATGAACAGGTTGCTGCAGTAGCTGCGACAATCCAGGAAAAAGGATTAAAATTAATCCGCGGTGGTGCATACAAACCACGTACATCTCCGTATGATTTCCAAGGCTTAGGTCTGGATGGTCTGAAAATTCTTAAAGATGTTTCTAAAGAATACGGTTTAGGTGTCATCACAGAAATCGTAACACCTGCTGATTTAGACCATGCATTGGATTACATTGATGTGATTCAAATCGGTGCCCGTAATATGCAAAACTTTGAACTATTAAAAGCGGCTGGATCAACGAATAAGCCTGTCTTATTAAAACGCGGTTTAGCAGCGACAATTGATGAGTTCATCCATGCGGCTGAATACATCATGTCAAAAGGTAATGAAAACATTATTTTATGTGAACGCGGTATTCGCACATACGAAAAAGCAACTCGTAACACATTGGATATTTCGGCAGTTCCGATTTTAAAACAAGAAACACATTTACCGGTAATGGTAGACGTGACGCACTCTACAGGTCGTCGTGATTTATTGCTGCCATGTTCAAAAGCGGCAATCGCTATCGGAGCAGACGGTGTCATGGCGGAAGTGCATCCAGATCCATCAATCGCATTATCGGATCAGCAGCAGCAAATGGATATCCCGACATTCAATGCTTACTACGATGAACTTTTAAAATTCATGAAACAATACGAAGTGTCAAAATAA
- the pilM gene encoding pilus assembly protein PilM produces MANKLFALDIGTRSVVGIILEQHADTYHVADILVKEHKERAMVDGQIHNVLYVAELIQEIKTELEDTHGPLEKVSVAAAGRALKTEQASVSISIKNRPIFTEEDINRLELQAVQQAQQQLLLHKEDTKNNHYYCVGYSVLYFRLDGEEIGSLLDQQGDEASVEVIATFLPRVVVESLLAALKRANLEMEALTLEPIAAINVLIPPSMRRLNVALVDIGAGTSDIAITDKGTVVAYGMVPTAGDEITESLSDHYLLDFPVAEMAKRQLHTSEEILIQDILGFDEYFPREEVIQAIYPAIENLANSIGEEILRLNNNTPPKAVMLVGGGSLTPRLPEEIGKTLNLPSNRVAVRDVSAIQNLTRAQHIAATPELVTPIGIAIAAQKSPIHYMSIQVNEQIVRLFELKEMTVGDAFLAANVRAKQLYGKPGHGLSVTVNGQNVFVPGEHGQPAQIILNGKNASIKSLIKNGDRIELMPGRDGKAASVTIEDIIDHASVKNVTIQDKQYNVEPKVFVNGKIVKLDTPLQDRDVIVVETVETAEDVLKSLHQSICMQQFQSYFVQIDGKPVSFPDFSSQLFINGKPGKLHYPIQNGDIITFEERHLPTAEQIAAHLNLLLEEKAIVTFQHEQVELVKVAREFSVNGQVVQSEATVPNGATINIIAKDTGKWIYQDVFRFSNWQLPASFKGSFTILRNGQASSFDAEIFGGDQLEIQLNDQQVVE; encoded by the coding sequence ATGGCAAACAAATTGTTCGCACTTGATATCGGAACACGCTCCGTTGTCGGCATTATTTTAGAACAGCATGCAGACACTTACCATGTCGCCGATATTTTAGTAAAAGAGCATAAAGAGCGTGCAATGGTTGATGGCCAAATACATAACGTCCTGTATGTAGCGGAGCTTATACAGGAGATTAAGACTGAATTGGAAGATACTCACGGTCCTTTGGAGAAAGTGAGTGTAGCAGCAGCCGGACGTGCCTTGAAAACCGAACAGGCCAGTGTTTCCATATCTATTAAAAACCGACCGATCTTTACGGAAGAAGATATTAACCGTCTGGAACTGCAAGCCGTTCAACAGGCGCAGCAGCAATTATTGCTCCATAAGGAAGATACAAAAAATAATCATTATTACTGTGTAGGCTATTCGGTTTTATATTTCCGTTTGGACGGAGAAGAAATTGGCAGCCTCCTCGATCAGCAAGGCGATGAAGCATCCGTCGAAGTGATTGCCACTTTCCTGCCGCGCGTTGTCGTGGAATCACTGCTTGCCGCATTAAAACGTGCCAATCTGGAGATGGAAGCCCTCACGTTGGAACCGATTGCCGCAATCAATGTACTTATTCCTCCGTCGATGCGCCGTTTGAATGTTGCACTTGTTGATATTGGGGCCGGAACTTCGGATATTGCCATTACAGACAAAGGTACGGTTGTAGCTTACGGAATGGTGCCGACTGCAGGTGATGAAATTACCGAAAGCTTAAGTGACCATTATTTACTGGACTTTCCGGTCGCTGAAATGGCAAAGCGTCAATTGCATACGAGCGAGGAAATTCTCATTCAGGATATTTTAGGATTTGACGAATATTTCCCGCGGGAAGAAGTGATCCAAGCAATATACCCTGCCATTGAAAATTTGGCTAACTCCATTGGAGAAGAAATATTACGGCTAAACAATAACACGCCTCCAAAAGCGGTCATGTTAGTTGGTGGCGGGAGTTTAACACCCCGCTTGCCGGAAGAAATCGGGAAAACATTAAATTTGCCGTCCAACCGTGTAGCTGTCCGTGATGTGAGTGCTATTCAGAATTTAACACGTGCACAGCATATTGCCGCAACGCCTGAACTTGTGACACCGATCGGTATTGCGATCGCCGCACAAAAATCACCGATCCATTACATGTCAATTCAAGTCAACGAACAAATAGTACGATTATTTGAGTTGAAGGAAATGACTGTCGGGGATGCCTTTTTGGCTGCGAACGTCAGAGCAAAACAATTGTACGGAAAACCAGGACACGGTTTGTCGGTTACAGTGAACGGGCAAAACGTTTTCGTGCCAGGTGAGCATGGACAGCCCGCACAGATTATACTGAATGGTAAAAATGCCTCGATTAAGTCCCTTATTAAAAATGGAGACCGAATTGAGCTGATGCCAGGAAGAGATGGGAAAGCCGCATCCGTTACTATAGAGGACATTATTGACCACGCTTCCGTAAAAAATGTGACGATCCAAGATAAGCAATACAATGTTGAACCGAAAGTTTTTGTAAACGGGAAAATTGTAAAACTGGATACTCCTTTACAGGATCGGGACGTAATTGTCGTAGAAACAGTCGAAACGGCTGAAGATGTATTGAAATCATTGCACCAATCCATCTGTATGCAACAGTTCCAATCATATTTTGTTCAGATTGACGGGAAACCTGTATCCTTCCCTGATTTTTCATCACAGCTTTTTATTAACGGAAAGCCGGGAAAACTGCATTACCCTATTCAAAATGGGGACATCATTACATTCGAAGAGCGCCATTTACCGACAGCTGAACAAATTGCAGCACATTTGAATTTGTTATTGGAAGAAAAGGCGATTGTAACGTTCCAGCATGAACAAGTCGAGCTTGTAAAAGTTGCACGAGAGTTCTCGGTAAACGGTCAAGTAGTGCAAAGTGAAGCAACAGTTCCAAATGGGGCGACAATTAATATTATCGCAAAAGATACAGGCAAATGGATTTATCAGGATGTCTTTCGTTTTTCAAACTGGCAGCTTCCTGCATCATTTAAAGGGTCATTTACGATTTTACGTAATGGACAGGCTTCTTCATTTGATGCTGAAATATTCGGTGGCGACCAACTTGAAATTCAGCTTAACGATCAACAGGTTGTTGAATAA
- a CDS encoding YtxH domain-containing protein, with amino-acid sequence MEEKRVNYDYNRLNDSIYDDEKIHVKDFVIGALVGGIVGVATALLLTPKTGSEMRNDVAVQAVTLKDKSIELSGTAKEKTAQLSTQLKEQSSSIVEKVKAKTAKQPPVMDDGTASSEGEEPLPLDKMVDEEVLAAESPDPDSVNTDPDIAPNSTRHTDVQ; translated from the coding sequence ATGGAAGAAAAACGCGTAAACTATGATTATAACCGATTAAATGATTCGATTTATGATGATGAAAAAATTCATGTTAAGGATTTTGTTATCGGAGCATTGGTAGGCGGCATAGTTGGTGTAGCGACAGCTTTATTACTTACACCGAAGACAGGCAGTGAAATGCGTAATGATGTTGCGGTACAAGCTGTCACATTGAAAGATAAGAGCATTGAGCTTTCCGGCACTGCAAAAGAGAAGACAGCACAGCTTTCGACGCAGTTAAAAGAACAATCATCTTCAATTGTTGAAAAAGTTAAAGCGAAAACAGCGAAACAACCACCAGTTATGGATGATGGAACAGCTTCATCTGAAGGTGAAGAGCCATTACCATTGGATAAAATGGTCGATGAAGAAGTACTTGCTGCTGAATCTCCGGATCCGGATAGTGTAAATACAGACCCGGATATCGCACCAAACTCAACACGCCATACAGATGTACAATAA
- a CDS encoding DUF948 domain-containing protein, giving the protein MEVLLYIAALVAAIGFLVLCVSIGMTLFSVKNTLNSIAGTVAGIEGQMEGITRETTSLLTKTNALADDISDKSEKLNSVMHAVKGVGDSVNNLNSSVQRITTSISTEVHKNEDKIAQVVQWSNVAMGIADQWRQRKPINEEDIIYTSTKTNETPPNLGQKSKFGFLKRK; this is encoded by the coding sequence ATGGAAGTATTACTTTATATTGCGGCATTAGTGGCTGCAATCGGATTTTTAGTCCTATGTGTAAGTATTGGTATGACATTGTTTTCTGTAAAGAATACATTAAATTCAATTGCGGGAACAGTCGCCGGTATCGAAGGACAAATGGAAGGCATTACACGTGAGACGACAAGCCTGCTTACAAAAACAAATGCATTGGCAGATGATATTTCAGATAAATCGGAGAAGTTAAATTCAGTGATGCATGCTGTAAAAGGTGTTGGGGATTCTGTGAATAATTTGAATTCATCAGTTCAACGTATTACAACATCGATTTCAACAGAAGTGCATAAAAACGAAGATAAGATTGCGCAAGTTGTCCAGTGGAGTAATGTAGCGATGGGGATTGCAGACCAATGGCGTCAGCGCAAGCCGATTAATGAAGAAGATATTATTTATACGAGTACTAAAACAAATGAAACACCACCAAATTTAGGCCAGAAGTCGAAGTTTGGTTTCCTAAAACGTAAGTAA
- the murC gene encoding UDP-N-acetylmuramate--L-alanine ligase, producing the protein MTRYHFTGIKGSGMSSLAQILFDAGEQVQGSDYETYYFTEQPLRDRGIEILNFDENNIKEGLTVIAGNAFNDDHPELVRARELGVEVIRYHKFLGEYSNRYTSIAITGAHGKTSTTGLMSHVVGGYMPTSYLIGDGTGSGKKDASYFVMEACEYRRHFLAYHPDYAIMTNIDFDHPDYFTSIEDVYDAFQQLALQVNKAIIACGDDEQLQKIQANVPVVYYGFDPANDFSARNIVKTSEGTEFDVYVRNEFYSKFFIPLFGDHTILNSLAVISLCHYEGVPAKLIQERLNTYGGVKRRFTETKVGNAILVDDYAHHPTEIAATLQSARQKYPDREVVAVFQPHTFTRTKAFLQNFADSLSGADATYLCDIFGSAREKQGELSIHDLANLIDGCTVLTIETVDQLKKHENAVYLFMGAGDVHKYQDAFEAILN; encoded by the coding sequence ATGACACGCTATCATTTTACCGGTATTAAAGGTTCAGGCATGAGTTCCCTGGCGCAAATTCTATTTGATGCAGGAGAGCAAGTTCAAGGTTCAGACTATGAAACATACTATTTTACGGAGCAGCCATTACGTGACCGAGGAATAGAAATTTTAAATTTTGATGAAAACAATATTAAAGAAGGTTTAACAGTTATCGCAGGGAATGCGTTTAATGATGATCATCCAGAATTAGTGCGTGCACGCGAGTTAGGTGTTGAAGTCATTCGCTATCATAAGTTTTTAGGTGAATACAGCAATCGCTATACGTCAATTGCCATTACAGGTGCACATGGTAAAACGTCTACGACCGGCTTAATGAGTCATGTTGTAGGCGGTTATATGCCGACATCATATTTAATCGGTGACGGTACCGGTTCAGGTAAAAAAGATGCTTCATATTTTGTAATGGAAGCATGCGAATATCGACGCCATTTTTTAGCGTATCATCCGGATTATGCAATCATGACGAATATCGATTTCGATCATCCTGATTATTTCACGAGCATTGAAGATGTATACGATGCATTCCAACAGCTGGCTTTACAAGTAAATAAAGCAATCATTGCTTGCGGGGATGATGAACAGCTTCAGAAAATTCAAGCCAATGTGCCAGTAGTCTACTACGGTTTTGATCCTGCCAATGATTTTTCAGCGCGTAATATCGTAAAAACATCAGAAGGTACGGAATTTGATGTTTATGTACGTAATGAGTTTTACAGTAAATTCTTTATCCCGTTATTCGGTGACCATACGATTTTAAACTCGTTGGCAGTAATTTCACTGTGCCATTATGAAGGGGTTCCGGCAAAGCTGATTCAAGAACGCCTTAATACTTATGGCGGTGTAAAACGTCGCTTTACTGAAACAAAAGTGGGCAATGCGATTTTAGTGGATGATTATGCTCACCATCCGACAGAAATTGCGGCAACTTTGCAATCAGCGCGCCAAAAATATCCTGATCGTGAAGTTGTAGCGGTATTCCAGCCCCATACGTTTACTCGAACTAAAGCATTTTTACAAAACTTTGCGGATAGTTTGAGCGGTGCCGACGCAACCTACTTATGCGATATTTTTGGTTCGGCACGCGAAAAACAGGGAGAACTTTCGATTCATGATTTAGCAAACTTAATCGATGGCTGTACTGTGTTAACAATCGAAACAGTTGATCAACTTAAAAAACATGAAAATGCCGTATACCTGTTTATGGGAGCGGGAGATGTTCATAAATATCAAGATGCCTTTGAAGCAATTTTGAATTAA
- a CDS encoding DNA translocase FtsK: MSWIKNKFNKLFKMDSEEEYDEYEQSPKSDEIDQTKQSQATGNYYEEPDAPKKAFRFPLIEDDYDEAAKQKDEQRQTTRFYDDDKEELTLPNYLQKHTAKEVYDVEVSGIRDLLERRRKGKGHTNVVHTRDPVRRLPNLKEEREAIRHNKPVRAERTENKQILKPIEIRKRFIPTDVPSPVHGFKKPSSIEKLIEKQQDEKLNKEDQEHPSIIEQENIETAEQPTEPVVIPSIEEEQQVVAEPEQEIHEPLLEEDIVQTELFESETEPAPEPEEEVILAEKEESAEEEQQTVEEAVLEQRTEAVIEVDNEVEEAVEDESSVAETINDVQVKHVTIENSTIHIGQLNVEQMPPSEEAVVIEEQKEEMDPVQPISTRSRVPFNVVMLKSDKEKLMTKQFVEQQLRMRSKKNKVDEVKQETVIHPAIETDEVHTEQEDTAQHNDETETVKQEIERSQNEARQEQVNAEVITFNEQVVKHEPTNQFEEQTMRTTTSTSVGLLERESDIPAKVEELLEVASTTEAVVEEVPETLNVQEVPEIQEVTELPAVKEEEEPIVEETADVKGPSMQEVIAEEAETVIEAPPVKRIPYVKPPLEYLVPPEEMVEDRDWMDEQGENLVEALSHFQVQAQIESIVQGPAVTQFEITVGHGTKVSKVRNLTDDIKLALAAKDIRIDAPIPGKRSIGIEIPNRISRSVRLSEVTESASFKDSDSPLEAALGLDLTGKPVTIDLRKMPHGLIAGATGSGKSVCINSILVSLLYKANPNELKLMLIDPKMVELAPFNHIPHLVSPVITDVKAATAALKWAVEEMERRYELFMHSGARKIEAYNKMCDANGMYAQKLPYLLIVIDELADLMMMSPQDVEDSIVRITQKARAAGIHLIVATQRPSVDVITGLIKSNIPTRIAFSVSSQIDSRTILDSQGAERLLGRGDMLYLGNGMSAPTRIQGTFVTDDEIEEIIEYVREQGEPQYIFKQEELLKRSETIEEQDELFEEVCRFVYEQGSASTSLLQRRYHIGYNRAARLIDMLERHGYVSEPKGSKPRDVYITEEELFEQFGG, encoded by the coding sequence GGATTCAGAAGAAGAATATGATGAATATGAACAATCACCAAAATCGGATGAAATAGATCAAACAAAGCAATCACAGGCGACGGGAAATTATTATGAAGAACCTGACGCACCGAAAAAAGCATTCCGATTCCCTTTAATAGAAGATGATTATGATGAAGCAGCAAAGCAAAAAGATGAGCAGCGGCAAACGACGCGCTTTTATGATGACGATAAAGAAGAACTGACATTACCAAATTATTTGCAAAAGCATACAGCCAAGGAAGTATATGATGTCGAAGTATCCGGTATACGAGATTTACTGGAACGCCGCCGTAAAGGGAAGGGCCACACAAATGTCGTGCATACAAGGGATCCTGTCCGCCGTTTACCGAATTTAAAAGAAGAACGGGAAGCAATACGTCATAATAAGCCTGTCCGTGCAGAAAGAACTGAAAATAAACAAATTTTAAAACCGATCGAAATTAGGAAACGTTTTATTCCTACAGATGTTCCGTCGCCTGTACATGGTTTTAAAAAGCCGTCCTCAATAGAAAAATTAATTGAAAAGCAGCAGGATGAAAAGCTTAATAAGGAAGACCAGGAACATCCATCAATAATTGAACAAGAAAATATTGAAACGGCAGAACAGCCGACTGAACCGGTTGTTATACCATCAATCGAGGAAGAACAACAGGTTGTTGCAGAGCCTGAACAAGAAATACACGAGCCGTTATTGGAAGAAGATATTGTACAAACTGAATTATTTGAATCAGAAACTGAACCTGCACCTGAACCAGAAGAAGAAGTGATTTTAGCTGAAAAGGAAGAATCAGCCGAGGAAGAACAGCAAACCGTTGAAGAAGCGGTACTTGAACAACGTACGGAAGCGGTTATCGAGGTGGACAATGAAGTGGAAGAGGCTGTAGAAGACGAATCTTCCGTTGCTGAAACAATCAATGACGTACAAGTAAAGCATGTAACGATTGAAAATTCGACCATTCATATCGGTCAATTAAATGTGGAGCAAATGCCCCCATCTGAAGAAGCGGTTGTAATTGAAGAGCAGAAGGAAGAAATGGATCCAGTACAGCCGATCAGTACGAGAAGCCGTGTTCCTTTTAATGTAGTGATGCTGAAGTCAGACAAGGAAAAACTGATGACGAAGCAATTCGTCGAACAGCAGCTCCGCATGCGAAGTAAAAAAAATAAAGTAGACGAAGTAAAGCAGGAAACCGTTATTCATCCGGCCATAGAGACGGATGAAGTTCATACAGAACAAGAGGATACAGCGCAGCACAATGATGAAACAGAAACTGTTAAACAAGAAATAGAGCGATCTCAAAATGAAGCACGACAAGAACAGGTAAATGCTGAAGTCATTACTTTTAACGAGCAGGTTGTGAAGCATGAACCGACTAATCAGTTTGAAGAGCAAACGATGCGGACAACGACTTCTACATCTGTTGGATTGCTGGAACGAGAATCCGATATACCTGCAAAAGTAGAAGAGCTATTAGAAGTAGCCTCAACTACGGAAGCTGTCGTAGAAGAAGTTCCGGAAACGTTGAACGTTCAAGAAGTGCCTGAAATCCAAGAGGTGACAGAACTTCCGGCAGTTAAAGAAGAGGAAGAGCCGATTGTTGAAGAAACGGCAGATGTAAAAGGACCTTCTATGCAAGAAGTGATAGCAGAGGAAGCTGAGACCGTAATAGAAGCACCTCCAGTTAAAAGAATACCTTATGTAAAACCACCTCTTGAATATTTAGTACCGCCGGAGGAAATGGTGGAAGACCGCGACTGGATGGATGAACAAGGCGAAAATTTAGTGGAAGCACTATCGCATTTCCAAGTTCAGGCGCAAATTGAATCGATCGTTCAAGGACCGGCTGTTACACAATTTGAAATTACAGTAGGGCACGGGACGAAGGTAAGCAAGGTCCGCAATTTAACGGATGATATTAAATTGGCATTGGCTGCAAAAGATATTCGAATTGACGCGCCAATTCCGGGGAAACGATCAATCGGGATTGAGATTCCAAACAGGATTTCCCGTTCGGTGCGACTTTCGGAAGTGACAGAATCAGCATCATTTAAAGATTCGGATTCACCATTGGAGGCAGCACTTGGTTTGGATTTAACAGGGAAGCCGGTCACAATCGACTTACGGAAAATGCCGCATGGGCTGATCGCCGGTGCGACAGGATCGGGTAAATCAGTATGTATTAACTCGATTTTAGTCAGCCTGCTGTATAAAGCAAATCCGAATGAACTAAAGCTTATGCTGATTGACCCGAAAATGGTAGAACTTGCGCCATTTAACCATATTCCGCATTTAGTCAGCCCTGTTATTACCGATGTTAAAGCAGCAACTGCAGCGTTAAAATGGGCAGTAGAGGAAATGGAAAGACGTTATGAGTTATTTATGCACAGCGGTGCACGTAAAATAGAAGCATATAATAAAATGTGTGATGCAAATGGTATGTATGCACAGAAGCTTCCATATCTATTAATTGTCATCGATGAGTTGGCGGATTTAATGATGATGTCCCCACAGGATGTGGAAGACAGCATTGTCCGAATTACACAGAAGGCCCGTGCTGCAGGAATACATTTAATTGTTGCTACACAGCGCCCATCCGTAGATGTTATAACTGGTCTGATAAAGTCCAATATTCCAACGCGTATCGCCTTTTCGGTATCATCACAAATCGACTCTCGCACAATTTTGGATTCACAGGGCGCGGAACGATTGCTGGGACGCGGAGATATGCTATATTTAGGAAATGGAATGTCGGCTCCAACCCGTATTCAAGGTACATTTGTAACAGATGATGAAATCGAAGAAATTATCGAGTATGTACGTGAACAAGGCGAGCCACAATATATTTTTAAACAGGAAGAATTACTAAAACGCTCAGAAACAATAGAGGAACAAGACGAGTTGTTTGAAGAGGTATGCCGATTTGTCTATGAACAAGGCTCAGCATCGACATCACTTTTACAACGCCGTTATCATATTGGCTATAATCGAGCAGCTAGATTAATCGATATGTTAGAGCGACATGGTTATGTTTCTGAACCAAAAGGAAGCAAACCGAGAGATGTATATATTACAGAAGAAGAGCTGTTTGAGCAATTCGGAGGCTAA